The following are encoded together in the Daphnia magna isolate NIES linkage group LG8, ASM2063170v1.1, whole genome shotgun sequence genome:
- the LOC116928451 gene encoding zinc finger protein ubi-d4 isoform X2: protein MGVMAASGIVVNRPIVEKLQHLLQDSTYRDAVENSASFNTRMALEKRMRLPFLDAQTGVAQNHCHLWMQPRHRMPGLTPDQVYTYPAKRWRKKRRSYLVTYAQSPKKKEIAPPPEAEVEAPAIVEPLMSTVIQPINEDSKDSTTHAVLSNKDEASKEGWYFDELQPEQDDFEEPDADSDFDYEESNKKKKKKAMMKTPAKTPSTRGRKKQIPMNYDATDTEKPYSCERRSRSSRHGPMQQPPMALAPNMQSDTPKRINPPHPPTPLNTQFNTISGSIAAGIAVPPVTSTASNVYTGPVAAPAVREMEMKARAPPSPYCDFCLGDATENKKSGHPEELVSCADCGRSGHPSCLQFTANMIISVKQYRWQCIECKCCSLCGNSDNDEQLLFCDDCDRGYHMYCLKPPLSEPPEGSWSCHLCLVSFHRK, encoded by the exons ATGGGAGTTATGGCGGCGTCCGGTATTGTTGTAAACCGACCTATTGTGGAAAAATTGCAACA tctccTTCAAGATTCAACGTATCGCGATGCTGTGGAAAATTCAGCGTCTTTCAATACTCGGATGGCGTTGGAAAAAAGAATGAGATTACCCTTTCTAGATGCACAGACTG GTGTTGCCCAAAACCACTGTCATTTATGGATGCAACCTCGCCATCGCATGCCTGGACTTACTCCAGATCAAGTCTACACTTACCCTGCAAAACGCTGGCGTAAGAAACGGCGTTCATATTTGGTGACATATGCTCAGTCTcctaagaaaaaagaaattgctCCTCCTCCTGAGGCAGAAGTAGAAGCACCAGCTATTGTGGAACCTTTAATGAGTACAGTTATTCAACCAATCAATGAAGACAGCAAGGATAGCACTACCCATGCAGTGCTTTCAAATAAAGATGAAGCATCTAAG GAGGGCTGGTATTTTGATGAATTACAGCCTGAGCAGGATGATTTTGAGGAACCAGATGCAGATTCAGACTTTGACTACGAGGAGagcaacaaaaagaaaaaaaagaaggctaTGATGAAAACACCTGCAAAG ACGCCAAGCACGCGTGGTAGAAAGAAGCAGATCCCAATGAATTATGACGCAACAGACACGGAAAAGCCTTACTCGTGTGAAA GACGTAGCCGCAGCAGTCGTCACGGACCTATGCAACAACCGCCAATGGCGTTAGCTCCGAATATGCAATCTGACACGCCAAAACGAATTAATCCGCCGCACCCCCCAACCCCGCTCAACACGCAGTTCAATACAATCAGTGGAAGCATCGCAGCCGGTATAGCTGTACCGCCAGTAACGTCTACAG CAAGCAATGTTTATACGGGACCCGTTGCTGCACCCGCTGTACGTGAAATGGAAATGAAAGCTCGGGCTCCTCCCTCTCCTTATTGCGATTTTTGTCTAGGAGATGCTACGGAAAACAAGAAATCAGGCCATCCAGAGGAGCTTGTGTCCTGCGCAGACTGTGGGCGTTctg GACACCCATCATGCTTGCAGTTTACTGCCAACATGATTATCTCGGTCAAGCAGTACCGCTGGCAATGTATCGAGTGCAAATGCTGCAGTCTATGTGGGAATTCGGACAACGAC gaACAGTTGCTGTTCTGCGATGATTGTGACCGTGGCTACCACATGTATTGTCTAAAACCACCACTATCCGAGCCGCCAGAGGGATCCTGGAGTTGCCATCTATGTCTCGTTAGCTTTCATCGCAAATAA
- the LOC116928453 gene encoding uncharacterized protein LOC116928453 — protein MGTAIRFTLIFAISYFASTFSNASEDVELKDPTLVAISVFAANTILKDAETYGIQNTSSLHKIMDAHIVPGSQPSPTQYMLTIELGNNCTNNEETCTGEKHICEVIVLDAPWNEKRILDEDKTKCADREPNSPPEFIDSSTIATSLVLEDAATKALAEKAVSQMGERRGGKHTLKHIGHARKVTVEETNSSLYYLTLYISTTNEDVINEACEVTMEEALSTSEQILQSLRCFTTGDNEGADKFGITRVPAEELTTSLIRHAVLASLAIIDAESVSAFQFKVIGYLLADSRVSVDSGTRDLDLKLGLVPTLCIKRPEEENEDESKSCTIDQERDPSVCSITLTQWPWVSDGYLFSDFDCEPTTYAAIAEELEAYADEDVASEEEGAEVEEVSSNAVQLASRRENVEEAVEGVTEEEGILGAEEEVFVARSSPCLGCPSNIDVNSTEVKDLANFALSALENAANSDKIQSVVRIEKATSQVVSGSLYVLTIELVDTNCLRSENADRSKCQPNLTEGTRRMCTVGIWDQPWLNSKQIREPQCVSPSLTVVRRSIKDESDVKTGRSLTPISPDDEEAKDIAAFALNRLDSFDDNSKKRILVTVVEGTSSTEGRSKTFKMKIHVALADCPEGSSANNEACFASLSGNPQHYLCDIQVLVPMRDSRFVQRRLVNSRCFPIKPHETSETDKSKDFAGVDSTQHVPQRNIVTDEHDANDKTSPYIKSVADFVTKTISQRSNGNVLNLVRIIRADTQLVAGKKVTLDVEVGFTNCTKADGAGTHCQLENSQSNVICHVIVWDRAWLNDRRVTNMTCDSLSLSSTNQEDTISIASEMPAPVDSLGSSPSSIVGGHGQADTMSTEIEAYADFALAVIEEQSNASEKLKVAKILAVIGTDFPREKCPVVT, from the exons ATGGGGACTGCTATTCGCTTCACCCTGATCTTTGCCATTTCGTATTTCGCTAGTACATTTTCGAATGCATCCGAAGACGTAGAATTGAAGGACCCAACTCTAGTGGCAATTTCCGTCTTCGCAGCCAACACTATTTTGAAAGATGCAGAAACATATGGCATTCAGAATACATCGTCACTTCATAAAATTATGGATGCACATATTGTTCCAGGTTCCCAACCTTCG ccaACACAATATATGCTCACTATAGAGCTTGGAAATAATTGCACCAATAACGAAGAAACTTGCACTGGAGAAAAGCATATTTGTGAAGTAATTGTCCTTGATGCACCTTGGAATGAAAAGCGGATTCTTGATGaggacaaaacaaaatgtgctGATAGAGAACCAAACAGTCCTCCAGAGTTCATAG ATAGTAGCACAATTGCTACATCACTAGTATTGGAGGATGCAGCTACCAAAGCACTAGCTGAAAAGGCTGTATCTCAAATGGGAGAGCGTCGAGGAGGGAAACATACCTTGAAACATATTGGTCATGCGAGAAAAGTTACT GTGGAAGAAACTAACAGCAGCTTGTACTATTTGACTTTGTACATATCAACAACAAATGAAGATGTGATAAATGAGGCTTGTGAAGTCACCATGGAAGAAGCTCTGTCCACTTCTGAGCAAATTCTTCAATCTCTTAGATGTTTTACCACTGGAGATAACGAAGGAGCTGACAAGTTTGGCATCACACGCGTCCCGGCTGAGGAATTAACCACAAGCTTGATTCGCCACGCTGTTCTTGCCTCGTTGGCTATCATTGATGCAGAATCCGTTTCCGCATTCCAGTTTAAAGTTATTGGCTACTTGTTAGCTGATTCCCGTGTTTCAGTAGACAGTGGAACTAGAGATCTTGATTTAAAGTTAGGGTTGGTACCCACCCTCTGCATTAAGCGCCCTGAAGAAGAGAACGAAGACGAAAGTAAATCTTGCACCATTGACCAAGAGCGAGATCCATCTGTTTGCTCCATTACACTCACGCAGTGGCCTTGGGTTTCTGATGGGTATCTCTTCTCCGATTTTGACTGTGAACCGACTACTTATGCGGCCATTGCAGAAGAATTAGAGGCTTACGCGGATGAAGATGTAGCATCAGAAGAAGAGGGGGCTGAAGTAGAAGAAGTCAGTAGTAATGCAGTCCAATTGGCCAGCAG AAGAGAAAATGTGGAAGAAGCTGTGGAAGGAGTGACGGAGGAAGAAGGAATTCTAGGTGCTGAAGAAGAGGTTTTTGTTGCTCGCAGTTCACCCTGTTTGGGTTGTCCGTCCAATATTGACGTTAACTCAACTGAAGTCAAAGATTTGGCGAATTTTGCGTTAAGCGCTCTAGAAAACGCTGCTAATAGCGATAAAATTCAGAGCGTTGTTCGCATCGAAAAAGCTACTAGTCAA GTTGTCAGTGGTAGCTTGTACGTGTTGACAATTGAACTAGTCGATACGAATTGCCTCCGAAGTGAGAACGCTGACCGCTCGAAATGCCAGCCTAATCTAACCGAGGGAACTCGTCGCATGTGCACAGTTGGCATCTGGGATCAACCTTGGCTCAATTCTAAACAAATCCGTGAACCTCAGTGTGTTTCTCCTAGCTTAACAGTCGTCAGGCGTTCTATCAAAGATGAAAGCGACGTAAAAACTGGAAGAAGTCTTACTCCAATCTCGCCCGACGATGAGGAAGCAAAGGATATTGCAGCATTTGCGCTCAATCGACTCGATTCGTTCGATGATAACTCCAAAAAGCGTATTTTAGTTACAGTCGTTGAGGGGACCTCCAGT ACTGAGGGTAGGTCAAAAAccttcaaaatgaaaattcatgTTGCCTTGGCGGATTGTCCTGAAGGAAGCAGCGCAAACAATGAAGCTTGTTTCGCTAGTCTCTCAGGAAATCCCCAGCACTATCTTTGCGACATTCAAGTGCTAGTTCCGATGCGGGACAGCAGATTTGTGCAGCGCCGTTTGGTGAATTCGAGAtgcttcccgatcaagccccaTGAAACGAGCGAAACTGATAAAAGTAAAGACTTTGCCGGAGTAGATTCCACTCAACATGTGCCGCAGCGGAACATTGTGACTGACGAACATGACGCAAACGACAAGACTAGCCCCTACATTAAATCCGTAGCAGACTTTGTTACAAAAACCATCAGCCAGAGGAGCAACGGAAACGTCCTTAATCTTGTTCGCATTATTCGAGCTGACACACAACTAGTAGCCGGCAAGAAAGTCACTTTGGACGTTGAG GTCGGCTTCACCAACTGCACCAAAGCCGACGGCGCCGGGACCCATTGCCAGCTCGAAAACTCGCAGTCAAACGTGATATGTCACGTTATTGTCTGGGATCGAGCCTGGCTTAATGATCGACGAGTTACCAACATGACTTGTGACTCGCTATCTCTGTCTTCTACAAATCAAGAGGATACAATTTCCATTGCCTCAGAAATGCCGGCTCCCGTGGATAGCCTGGGTTCATCTCCGTCGTCCATCGTTGGAGGCCATGGCCAGGCCGATACCATGTCAACCGAAATCGAAGCGTATGCTGACTTTGCCTTGGCTGTTATCGAAGAGCAATCTAACGCAAGCGAAAAACTGAAAGTGGCCAAGATTCTTGCCGTCATCGGTACAGATTTTCCAAGGGAAAAATGTCCGGTTGTCACTTGA
- the LOC116928450 gene encoding uncharacterized protein LOC116928450 — protein MSDPIPLAVCWLLMTCWTWTSASLVTTRIVGGGHPRQQQDTVRRIDPVTEPGEWKPIDYGHPMRDDPTLVYVPPVVDPVHYGIHSAEPLWPIRGSKLPQFHLPPEAMLSTASTDHRWRSRQAPRPKKTNQTSGRTSFQPSQQRVDHRPIHRLPQYHRHPVKSTAWQRYDHPTIRLIGRSPALGPSLPVVLPTFKPGIATTIKPVVLPMTRPGTPPMFTPEQLRNLQRVTGRHNSDATTPHRFFVNSARSYKNDIENSNGSPVINNRNSHHNGKVDSIDRSDDTNELFVSDVSHESMENEKIDVSKGDRRQRKRARKPFVPFQFVIQSGYSKVRKYGNDIKELIR, from the exons ATGAGCGACCCCATACCGTTGGCTGTCTGCTGGTTGCTCATGACCTGTTGGACTTGGACTTCTGCTAGTTTAG TGACGACACGTATCGTTGGAGGGGGACATCCTAGACAACAGCAAGATACAGTGCGCCGGATCGATCCAGTTACTGAACCAGGAGAATGGAAACCAATTGATTACGGCCATCCTATGCGCGACGACCCAACGCTTGTCTACG TGCCACCGGTAGTGGACCCTGTGCACTACGGTATCCATTCGGCGGAGCCCCTGTGGCCAATACGAGGCTCTAAACTGCCGCAATTTCACCTTCCACCGGAAGCCATGCTGTCCACGGCTTCCACTGACCACCGCTGGAGGTCCCGGCAGGCCCCGAGGCCAAAAAAGACCAACCAAACATCAGGAAGGACGTCGTTTCAGCCGTCACAACAGAGGGTTGATCATCGGCCCATCCACCGGCTGCCGCAATACCATCGACATCCAGTCAAATCAACTGCGTGGCAAAGATACGATCATCCCACCATCCGACTTATTGGTAGATCGCCGGCCCTTGGCCCGTCTTTGCCAGTTGTGTTGCCCACTTTCAAACCGGGAATAGCAACGACAATCAAACCCGTCGTATTGCCGATGACAAGACCTGGAACGCCGCCGATGTTTACACCGGAGCAGCTGCGGAATCTCCAACGCGTTACTGGACGGCACAATTCGGACGCGACGACCCCTCATCGATTTTTCGTTAACAGTGCGAGAAGCTACAAGAACGACATTGAAAACAGCAATGGCAGCCCTGTAATTAATAACAGGAACAGTCATCATAATGGTAAAGTAGACAGCATTGACCGTTCGGACGATACAAACGAGCTATTTGTCAGTGATGTTTCGCACGAATCTATGGAAAATGAGAAGATAGATGTGAGCAAAGGGGACCGTCGTCAACGTAAAAGGGCAAGAAAACCGTTCGTTCCTTTTCAATTTGTCATCCAGTCGGGATATTCCAAAGTGCGGAAATACGGCAACGACATAAAGGAATTAATTCGCTGA
- the LOC123475271 gene encoding LOW QUALITY PROTEIN: uncharacterized protein LOC123475271 (The sequence of the model RefSeq protein was modified relative to this genomic sequence to represent the inferred CDS: deleted 1 base in 1 codon) has product MTCFPQGFPPSQRKAKNALGAYRPAAVHDTAVKDAATFAVSAMSEASPNAPFSLMKIKNAARQIESKQVNYKLTLLLLKDKATVICNAIVAEKSSSQLVSSSCRDSKKRRGLEGGYKPADVKDATIREMADFATLAISKSTNAGALSVVNITSAETQVVSGKNYKITLQAQGEAGVQTCSVVVYDQSWTKTRKLTSFTCEDLTKTRVSRQLQTRPRRPGPPRPPIRPNNSELSIQPPSHCVGGYCPIDKNEKAVKDMANFATFALSRSMNSVPLQFVQVLSAERQVVAGFNYRLGLEFSEPRGTVFCKVVVFDQAWTSTRELSQMQCELTPSAVQPSAMPGTKTEAAAETPQSTVEKVRDSTTTSLPGAYVSVNPLDDEVAQLATFATTLLSHARKGDDLTLVKVLSATKEVVAGSNYQLGLQLTSVGGINLRCDVVVYYNANARHLTYSSCAPLNRRKRSSDQMTGGVTPMDINSKKTKELSDFAVSAIAIRSNEPMLPSNVRVLKATKQVVAGMMYTLELELKFTDCQQNNKSCIRRQKCNVSIWEQPWLGKREVTKLTCSDLNTETASALQSSLPRRHLVGGITPADPSSEEIKAHAAFALTAIQARSNARNLLNIVHIRNAGTQTVSGKKIYLTIEVGQTKCPLSSNQSDRECPLDRSAERQLCKVEIWTQPWLNKRQITNLKCAVLGTTNKKCTSKTCKRSRRSTENVLNTHGHHHHHHHSKNLKKTRRLKHMTAFRSFAKEFNKVYKTWEEFEHRYKIYRANQEKIQLLNRYEMGTAVYGDTPFSDWSAAEYKAHLAGFRPMLRQSHARLPQAAIPKIDLPDEFDWRNHSVVTPVKDQGSCGSCWAFSVTGNVEGVYAVRNGELLSLSEQELVDCDKLDSGCNGGLPENAYKAIHELGGLETESDYPYNGHQNKCKFDANITRVQVTGGVEISTNETEMAQWLVQNGPISIGINANAMQYYRGGVSHPWKALCRAGGIDHGVLIVGYGVANYPKFNKTLPYWIVKNSWGTRWGEQGFYRVFRGDGTCGLNKMCTSATLD; this is encoded by the exons ATGACCTGTTTTCCGCAAGGATTTCCCCCAAGCCAACGAAAAGCCAAAAACGCCCTCGGAGCCTACAGACCTGCGGCTGTGCACGACACGGCCGTCAAAGACGCTGCTACGTTCGCCGTGTCTGCCATGTCTGAAGCCTCACCAAACGCTCCGTTCTCTCTCATGAAAATCAAGAACGCAGCAAGACAGATCGAGAGCAAACAAGTGAATTACAAACTTACATTGTTACTCTTGAAAGACAAAGCTACAGTCATCTGCAATGCAATTGTGGCCGAAAAGTCATCAAGTCAATTGGTCAGCTCCTCGTGTCGTGATAGCAAAAAGCGTCGTGGTCTCGAAGGAGGCTACAAGCCAGCTGATGTAAAAGACGCTACCATCAGAGAGATGGCCGACTTTGCTACACTGGCAATCAGCAAATCTACTAACGCCGGAGCTCTTTCTGTTGTAAACATTACTTcagctgagactcaagtagtttcagggaaaaactataaaataACTCTGCAAGCTCAAGGAGAGGCTGGAGTTCAAACCTGCTCCGTAGTTGTTTATGACCAAAGCTGGACGAAAACACGAAAGCTAACTTCTTTTACATGTGAGGATTTGACGAAGACTCGCGTTAGTCGTCAACTGCAAACCCGGCCCCGACGTCCAGGACCCCCTCGCCCACCTATACGACCGAATAATTCAGAACTTTCGATCCAGCCACCGTCACACTGCGTCGGTGGATATTGCCCCATCGATAAAAACGAGAAAGCTGTGAAAGACATGGCAAACTTTGCTACATTTGCGTTAAGTCGTTCCATGAATTCTGTACCTCTACAGTTCGTCCAAGTTCTATCCGCTGAGCGTCAAGTAGTTGCGGGATTTAATTATCGCCTTGGCTTAGAGTTCAGCGAACCTAGAGGAACAGTCTTTTGCAAAGTAGTTGTTTTCGATCAAGCCTGGACTTCGACACGTGAACTTAGTCAAATGCAATGCGAATTGACACCGTCAGCGGTTCAACCATCAGCTATGCCAGGAACTAAGACCGAAGCAGCAGCCGAAACCCCCCAATCTACAGTTGAAAAGGTGCGTGATTCAACCACAACGAGTCTGCCTGGAGCGTACGTCAGTGTTAATCCCTTGGATGACGAAGTAGCGCAACTAGCTACGTTTGCTACAACTCTGTTAAGCCACGCAAGGAAAGGAGACGACCTGACACTAGTAAAAGTCTTGTCTGCAACAAAGGAGGTTGTGGCCGGGTCAAATTACCAATTAGGCCTCCAACTGACGAGTGTTGGTGGCATTAATTTACGGTGTGACGTTGTCGTTTATTATAACGCAAACGCTCGTCATCTGACCTATTCTAGTTGTGCACCTTTAAATCGCCGTAAGCGTTCTTCCGATCAAATGACCGGAGGTGTTACTCCAATGGATATCAACAGCAAGAAAACCAAAGAG ttgTCGGATTTCGCCGTGTCGGCCATTGCTATCCGCTCCAATGAG CCAATGCTCCCAAGTAACGTTCGAGTATTGAAAGCGACTAAACAAGTTGTCGCAGGAATGATGTACACCCTCGAGCTTGAATTAAAGTTTACCGATTGCCAACAGAATAATAAATCGTGCATCCGCCGTCAAAAATGCAACGTTTCCATTTGGGAACAACCTTGGCTAGGGAAACGAGAAGTCACGAAGTTAACGTGCAGTGACCTGAACACGGAGACAGCGTCTGCTTTACAATCATCTCTTCCTCGTCGCCACTTGGTGGGTGGAATAACACCGGCCGATCCTTCATCCGAAGAAATTAAAGCCCATGCTGCGTTTGCTCTTACGGCCATTCAGGCTCGGTCGAATGCAAGAAACTTGTTAAATATTGTGCACATAAGAAATGCTGGTACACAAACTGTTTCGGGGAAGAAGATTTATCTTACGATTGAAGTTGGACAAACAAAATGTCCACTGTCTTCTAACCAAAGCGACCGGGAATGCCCACTCGATCGTTCGGCCGAGCGTCAGCTTTGCAAAGTTGAAATATGGACACAGCCGTGGCTGAATAAGCGTCAAATAACAAATCTTAAATGTGCTGTATTGGGGACTACCAATAAAAAATGCACATCAAAGACGTGCAAGCGATCCCGTCGATCAACCGAAAATGTTCTCAACACGCACGGACATcaccaccatcatcatcattctAAAAACCTGAAGAAAACACGGAGATTGAAACACATGACGGCATTTCGCAGTTTCGCCAAAGAGTTTAACAAAGTTTACAAAACGTGGGAAGAATTCGAGCATCGCTACAAAATCTATCG GGCtaaccaagaaaaaattcagCTACTTAATCGATATGAAATGGGAACGGCAGTGTATGGAGACACACCTTTCTCAGACTGGAGTGCAGCCGAATACAAAGCACATTTGGCGGGTTTTAGACCAATGCTTCGACAATCACATGCTCGCCTTCCTCAAGCAGCTATTCCAAAAATAGATCTTCCAGATGAATTTGATTGGCGCAACCATAGCGTAGTAACTCCTGTAAAAGATCAAGGATCTTGTGGCTCTTGCTGGGCCTTCTCTGTTACAGGAAAC GTTGAAGGTGTTTATGCTGTTCGAAATGGAGAACTCCTCTCCTTGAGCGAGCAAGAACTAGTGGACTGCGACAAGCTCGACAGCGGCTGCAACGGAGGATTACCCGAAAACGCGTATAAAGCTATCCATGAATTAGGTGGATTAGAAACTGAATCGGATTATCCATACAATGGTCACCAAAATAAATGCAAATTTGACGCCAACATCACTCGAGTGCAG GTCACCGGGGGTGTAGAAATATCAACTAACGAGACCGAAATGGCCCAATGGCTTGTTCAGAACGGACCTATTTCCATTGGCATTAATGCCAACGCTATGCAGTACTATCGAG GAGGTGTTAGCCATCCCTGGAAAGCGTTGTGTAGAGCCGGAGGCATTGATCATGGCGTGTTAATTGTTGGCTATGGAGTCGCAAATTACCCGAAATTCAACAAAACTCTACCCTACTGGATTGTAAAGAACAGTTGGGGCACAAGGTGGGGTGAACAGGGGTTCTATCGAGTCTTCCGAGGAGATGGTACGTGTGGATTGAATAAGATGTGCACGTCTGCCACTCTCGACTGA
- the LOC116928451 gene encoding zinc finger protein ubi-d4 B isoform X1 yields the protein MGVMAASGIVVNRPIVEKLQHLLQDSTYRDAVENSASFNTRMALEKRMRLPFLDAQTGVAQNHCHLWMQPRHRMPGLTPDQVYTYPAKRWRKKRRSYLVTYAQSPKKKEIAPPPEAEVEAPAIVEPLMSTVIQPINEDSKDSTTHAVLSNKDEASKEGWYFDELQPEQDDFEEPDADSDFDYEESNKKKKKKAMMKTPAKTPSTRGRKKQIPMNYDATDTEKPYSCETCGARYKTRPGLTYHYTHSHKNLLDGGGDDEDSGPATPTAASNNAGAGMVSSPSTPLNPMHGQSMMSSHAETPSGRSRSSRHGPMQQPPMALAPNMQSDTPKRINPPHPPTPLNTQFNTISGSIAAGIAVPPVTSTASNVYTGPVAAPAVREMEMKARAPPSPYCDFCLGDATENKKSGHPEELVSCADCGRSGHPSCLQFTANMIISVKQYRWQCIECKCCSLCGNSDNDEQLLFCDDCDRGYHMYCLKPPLSEPPEGSWSCHLCLVSFHRK from the exons ATGGGAGTTATGGCGGCGTCCGGTATTGTTGTAAACCGACCTATTGTGGAAAAATTGCAACA tctccTTCAAGATTCAACGTATCGCGATGCTGTGGAAAATTCAGCGTCTTTCAATACTCGGATGGCGTTGGAAAAAAGAATGAGATTACCCTTTCTAGATGCACAGACTG GTGTTGCCCAAAACCACTGTCATTTATGGATGCAACCTCGCCATCGCATGCCTGGACTTACTCCAGATCAAGTCTACACTTACCCTGCAAAACGCTGGCGTAAGAAACGGCGTTCATATTTGGTGACATATGCTCAGTCTcctaagaaaaaagaaattgctCCTCCTCCTGAGGCAGAAGTAGAAGCACCAGCTATTGTGGAACCTTTAATGAGTACAGTTATTCAACCAATCAATGAAGACAGCAAGGATAGCACTACCCATGCAGTGCTTTCAAATAAAGATGAAGCATCTAAG GAGGGCTGGTATTTTGATGAATTACAGCCTGAGCAGGATGATTTTGAGGAACCAGATGCAGATTCAGACTTTGACTACGAGGAGagcaacaaaaagaaaaaaaagaaggctaTGATGAAAACACCTGCAAAG ACGCCAAGCACGCGTGGTAGAAAGAAGCAGATCCCAATGAATTATGACGCAACAGACACGGAAAAGCCTTACTCGTGTGAAA CTTGTGGTGCACGATACAAGACTCGCCCCGGTCTCACCTATCACTACACTCATTCGCACAAGAATTTGCTTGATGGAGGCGGTGATGACGAGGACTCGGGACCGGCCACTCCAACGGCCGCATCCAACAATGCGGGAGCTGGCATGGTTTCCAGTCCCTCCACTCCACTTAATCCGATGCACGGACAGAGCATGATGTCCTCACATGCTGAGACCCCGTCAG GACGTAGCCGCAGCAGTCGTCACGGACCTATGCAACAACCGCCAATGGCGTTAGCTCCGAATATGCAATCTGACACGCCAAAACGAATTAATCCGCCGCACCCCCCAACCCCGCTCAACACGCAGTTCAATACAATCAGTGGAAGCATCGCAGCCGGTATAGCTGTACCGCCAGTAACGTCTACAG CAAGCAATGTTTATACGGGACCCGTTGCTGCACCCGCTGTACGTGAAATGGAAATGAAAGCTCGGGCTCCTCCCTCTCCTTATTGCGATTTTTGTCTAGGAGATGCTACGGAAAACAAGAAATCAGGCCATCCAGAGGAGCTTGTGTCCTGCGCAGACTGTGGGCGTTctg GACACCCATCATGCTTGCAGTTTACTGCCAACATGATTATCTCGGTCAAGCAGTACCGCTGGCAATGTATCGAGTGCAAATGCTGCAGTCTATGTGGGAATTCGGACAACGAC gaACAGTTGCTGTTCTGCGATGATTGTGACCGTGGCTACCACATGTATTGTCTAAAACCACCACTATCCGAGCCGCCAGAGGGATCCTGGAGTTGCCATCTATGTCTCGTTAGCTTTCATCGCAAATAA